A window of Cohnella herbarum contains these coding sequences:
- a CDS encoding carbohydrate ABC transporter permease: MTNTELTPGIAKVGRSVQWRTKLARFFADMKRDMFCYLFLAPFLVCFMIFIVIPVVMAATLGFTSYDGFGSLRFIGFNNYITLFTQDIIFLTKALPNTFLFAIIVGPGGYLLAFLFAWLIHQLPIKIRDYYTLAFYAPSMAGAVALSVVWIAAFSGDRVGYVNNFLLDMGWINGPIVWLQKPEYLMKVMIIVSLWMSFSVGFLAMLAGLQTVNRELYEAGRIDGISNRLQEMFYITLPSMKPQMLFSAVMTIVTTLKAGSIATQLTGLPVTPQYAGHLVVNHIDDYAFIRFELGYASAISVMLLLVSYFAMRFSYRLFGSKEEL, from the coding sequence ATGACGAATACGGAGCTTACTCCCGGGATCGCCAAGGTCGGCCGGTCGGTTCAATGGAGAACGAAGCTAGCTCGCTTCTTCGCGGATATGAAACGCGACATGTTCTGTTATCTGTTCTTGGCTCCCTTTCTCGTCTGTTTCATGATCTTTATCGTCATTCCCGTCGTCATGGCCGCGACGTTGGGTTTTACGTCCTACGACGGGTTCGGCTCGTTAAGGTTTATCGGATTTAACAACTACATCACGTTATTCACTCAAGACATCATCTTCTTGACCAAAGCGTTGCCGAACACGTTTTTGTTCGCGATCATCGTCGGTCCCGGCGGTTACTTGCTCGCTTTTCTGTTCGCCTGGCTGATCCATCAACTTCCGATTAAGATTCGAGACTATTACACGCTCGCGTTCTATGCTCCTTCGATGGCCGGAGCCGTGGCGTTGTCGGTCGTATGGATTGCGGCGTTCAGCGGGGATCGCGTCGGTTACGTGAACAATTTCTTGCTGGACATGGGCTGGATTAACGGACCGATCGTGTGGCTGCAGAAGCCCGAGTATTTAATGAAGGTCATGATCATCGTTTCCTTGTGGATGAGCTTCAGCGTCGGTTTCCTGGCTATGCTGGCCGGTCTCCAGACGGTCAACCGGGAATTATACGAAGCGGGAAGAATCGACGGAATTTCGAATCGGCTTCAAGAGATGTTCTACATTACGCTACCTTCGATGAAGCCGCAGATGCTGTTCAGCGCCGTCATGACCATCGTGACGACTTTGAAGGCGGGAAGCATCGCCACGCAATTGACGGGTCTTCCCGTTACGCCGCAATACGCGGGGCATCTCGTCGTCAACCATATCGACGATTACGCGTTTATCCGCTTCGAGCTCGGTTATGCTTCGGCGATCTCGGTCATGCTGCTGCTCGTCAGCTATTTCGCCATGAGGTTCTCTTATCGGCTGTTCGGATCGAAGGAGGAGCTGTAG
- a CDS encoding YIP1 family protein, translating to MKRWLVFLLLAATALLAAPVTTHARLPYQTTYFDSNLSYWFGIQAIYKPEGAFGDNFDEPVDLHIGTDDNVYVADKGNDKIYVMANDGNVIRSIGDEEGAGALSSPEGVFVAPNGEVYVADSGNQRIAVFDAEGKFNREYKKPDTTVMAQEQFVPIKLVVDRRGVMYVGLNASYQGLVRINQEGKFMGYFGANKAQQTLLNWLKKLILNKEQLAKEVPSLPKPIVNISLDKDGFIYTSTGGNFGVGAIRKLNAGGVDAFKNKTFQHSHGIKDVAIDKNGFLYNIDLDFGRANIFDRNGLPLFAFGFTDVNTQQYGVFGFPTSIGVDSKFNIWVSDSRTKTVHKFKRTEFGHDVMNALVLYGEGKYEQSKPYWERVFARNEMFNSIYQGLGKVYLEEKNNEKALEFMKEAYDTKGYSKAFWEIRLVWLQNHFFGLLLGIAAFVVLVKYFPWAVRKTLERRPLPKSFDRHLADVRNFFHVMIHPYDGFYRLKEARVAPWLVIALLVVVVSVKIAAIYLTGFLINPIDVSQVDLFNALLWFVLPWITWIIANYLVCSIKDGEGKFREVIQGSTYALAPFVVFSIPLMILSNVMTLEESVLFNSLSSVMYIWMAAMFIVMTQVIHNFDFLESLKNIVITVFTIGTIWLFGFIVFGLTYNLYDFFHQLYNEVIFYR from the coding sequence ATGAAAAGATGGCTTGTTTTCCTGCTTCTGGCAGCGACCGCCTTGCTTGCGGCACCGGTTACCACGCATGCGCGGCTCCCGTATCAGACGACCTATTTCGATAGCAATTTGTCCTATTGGTTCGGAATTCAGGCGATCTATAAGCCTGAAGGAGCCTTTGGCGACAACTTCGACGAGCCAGTCGATCTTCATATCGGAACGGACGATAACGTGTACGTAGCCGATAAGGGAAATGACAAAATTTACGTGATGGCGAACGACGGGAACGTCATTCGTTCCATCGGCGACGAAGAGGGCGCCGGAGCGTTAAGCTCGCCGGAAGGCGTGTTCGTCGCGCCGAACGGAGAAGTGTACGTGGCGGATTCCGGAAATCAAAGGATCGCCGTGTTCGATGCGGAGGGGAAATTCAACCGGGAGTATAAGAAACCGGATACGACCGTGATGGCGCAGGAACAATTCGTTCCGATCAAGCTCGTCGTCGATCGCCGCGGCGTCATGTACGTCGGACTGAATGCTTCGTATCAAGGCTTGGTGCGGATAAACCAAGAAGGCAAATTCATGGGTTATTTCGGAGCCAACAAAGCGCAGCAAACGCTGCTGAACTGGCTGAAGAAGCTCATTCTGAACAAGGAACAGTTGGCTAAGGAGGTTCCGAGCTTACCTAAGCCGATCGTGAATATCTCGCTTGATAAAGACGGATTCATCTATACCTCAACGGGCGGCAACTTCGGCGTCGGCGCCATTCGCAAGCTGAACGCCGGAGGCGTCGACGCTTTCAAGAACAAAACGTTCCAGCACAGCCACGGAATCAAGGACGTCGCGATCGACAAGAACGGATTTCTGTACAACATCGATCTGGATTTCGGAAGGGCGAATATTTTCGATCGGAACGGCTTGCCGCTGTTCGCCTTCGGCTTTACCGACGTGAATACGCAGCAATACGGGGTGTTCGGTTTTCCGACCAGCATCGGAGTCGATTCGAAGTTCAATATTTGGGTATCCGATAGCCGTACGAAGACGGTTCATAAGTTCAAGCGCACCGAGTTCGGTCACGATGTAATGAATGCGTTAGTGCTTTACGGCGAAGGCAAGTATGAGCAAAGCAAACCTTACTGGGAGCGGGTATTCGCCAGGAACGAGATGTTCAACAGCATCTATCAAGGGCTCGGCAAGGTGTACTTGGAAGAGAAAAACAACGAAAAAGCGCTCGAGTTCATGAAGGAAGCTTACGACACGAAAGGGTACTCCAAAGCGTTCTGGGAAATCCGTCTCGTCTGGCTGCAAAATCATTTCTTCGGGTTGCTGCTCGGAATCGCGGCCTTCGTTGTACTCGTGAAGTACTTCCCGTGGGCGGTTCGGAAAACGCTCGAAAGACGGCCGCTGCCGAAATCGTTCGATCGTCATCTGGCGGATGTGCGCAACTTCTTCCACGTCATGATCCATCCCTATGACGGGTTCTACCGGTTGAAGGAGGCTCGGGTGGCGCCTTGGCTGGTCATCGCGCTTCTGGTCGTCGTCGTGTCCGTGAAAATCGCGGCCATCTACTTGACCGGATTTCTGATCAATCCGATCGACGTGTCGCAGGTCGACTTGTTCAATGCTCTTCTGTGGTTCGTGCTTCCATGGATAACTTGGATCATCGCCAACTATTTAGTGTGCAGCATCAAGGACGGAGAAGGGAAGTTCAGGGAGGTCATCCAAGGAAGCACGTACGCGCTCGCTCCCTTCGTGGTGTTCTCGATTCCGCTGATGATTCTCTCCAATGTCATGACGCTGGAGGAAAGCGTACTGTTTAACTCCTTATCGTCGGTCATGTACATCTGGATGGCGGCGATGTTCATCGTCATGACGCAGGTCATCCATAATTTCGATTTCCTGGAGTCGCTGAAGAATATCGTCATTACCGTGTTCACGATCGGCACGATTTGGCTGTTCGGATTTATCGTTTTCGGACTGACCTATAATTTATACGACTTTTTCCATCAGCTTTACAATGAGGTGATCTTCTATCGTTAA
- a CDS encoding carbohydrate ABC transporter permease, which yields MIRRLRRVSPFQVILISAFSALAAFMSLPIIFIVNHAFKPQSELFLFPPRFWVQDPSMRNFEILLLHASNSAVPFTRYLFNSILIVILTLIGVIVVSTMAGYVIAKYRFHFKGLIMSLITLSLMFAPETVSIPRYLIISGLHINDTYFGHILPALASPIAVFMLIGFISQIPNELLEAAKIDGASQFGIFTKMVLPLTIPAIATISIFTFQGVWGDVEPSTLFMQDETMRTLAFYVNSLISGLQNSVSGQNMAAAAGLLMFIPNLIIFLLFQRKVLETMVHSGIK from the coding sequence ATGATTCGAAGACTTCGTAGAGTGTCGCCGTTTCAAGTCATCCTGATTTCCGCGTTTAGCGCGCTGGCCGCGTTCATGTCGCTGCCGATCATATTTATCGTGAACCATGCTTTTAAGCCGCAAAGCGAGCTGTTCTTGTTTCCGCCGAGATTCTGGGTGCAGGATCCTTCGATGCGTAATTTCGAAATTTTGCTCCTTCATGCCTCGAATTCGGCGGTTCCGTTCACTCGGTATTTGTTCAACAGCATCCTGATCGTCATCCTTACGCTCATCGGAGTCATTGTCGTAAGTACAATGGCCGGTTACGTGATCGCGAAGTACCGTTTTCATTTTAAGGGATTGATCATGTCGCTGATTACGTTGTCCCTGATGTTCGCGCCGGAGACCGTAAGCATTCCCAGATATTTGATCATTAGCGGTCTTCACATTAACGATACGTATTTCGGGCATATCTTGCCCGCGCTCGCTTCGCCTATCGCCGTATTCATGCTGATCGGGTTCATTTCCCAGATTCCGAACGAGCTGCTCGAAGCGGCTAAGATCGATGGGGCGAGTCAATTCGGGATTTTTACCAAAATGGTACTGCCTCTTACGATCCCGGCGATTGCGACGATCTCGATCTTCACCTTCCAGGGCGTATGGGGAGACGTGGAGCCTTCGACTTTGTTTATGCAAGATGAAACGATGAGGACGTTGGCCTTCTATGTCAACAGCTTGATCAGCGGTCTGCAGAACAGCGTATCGGGCCAGAACATGGCAGCTGCCGCCGGCTTGTTGATGTTCATCCCGAACTTGATTATTTTCCTGCTGTTCCAGAGGAAAGTGCTAGAGACGATGGTCCATTCCGGAATCAAGTGA